A portion of the Rhodococcus pseudokoreensis genome contains these proteins:
- a CDS encoding PTS fructose transporter subunit IIABC, whose translation MSHSTPDRDSGPQIISEDLISLDTDLGATKEDVISALSQRLADAGRATEADALRDAALARESQSATGLPGGIAIPHCRSEAVVAASLGFARLAPKVDFGAPDGPADLVFLIAAPEGAGAEHMKLLSSLARALVRPAFVGALRDAKTPAEIVTLVNDVLAPAPAAAPAAATAAAAPAAAAAAAPAPKPEPVAPEKEPEPETGPKHIVAVTACPTGIAHTYMAADSLVAAGERAGVVVHVETQGSSGSTPLAAGVIAGASAVIFATDVGVKGKERFAGKPVVASGVKRAINEPDTMITEALRAGMNPSAATVDAGSAGSAADEPAGSIGWGTHLRQVLLTGVSYMIPFVAAGGLLIALGFLLGGYEISGPAEDIVLNNSLGQLPDGGLTTYLGAVLFQLGSLAFSFLVPALAGYIAFAIADRPGLAPGFTAGAVAVFVGGGFIGGLVGGLIAGGVALWISRIPVPQWLRGLMPVVIIPLFATLIVGALMFLVLGRPLAAITTGMTDWLNGLSGSSVIFLGIILGLMMCFDLGGPVNKAAYAFAVAGLNVNDTASLRIMAAVMAAGMVPPLAMALASTVLRPSLFSEAERENGKAAWLLGSAFISEGAIPFAAADPLRVIPSMMAGGAVTGALIMAFNVTLSAPHGGIFVFFAIGNLLWFVVSLAAGVVVSALCVVGAKEFIKPGASDAELDPDVATVAA comes from the coding sequence ATGTCTCACTCGACACCCGACCGCGATTCGGGGCCGCAGATCATCAGCGAAGATCTGATCTCCCTGGACACCGACCTCGGAGCCACCAAGGAGGACGTGATCTCCGCGCTCTCCCAGCGTCTGGCGGACGCCGGCCGCGCCACGGAGGCGGATGCTCTCCGCGACGCCGCGCTGGCGCGTGAATCACAATCGGCCACAGGACTTCCCGGCGGGATCGCGATCCCGCACTGCCGCTCGGAGGCCGTCGTCGCGGCATCGCTCGGATTCGCCCGGCTCGCCCCGAAGGTCGACTTCGGCGCCCCCGACGGACCGGCCGATCTGGTGTTCCTCATCGCCGCACCCGAGGGTGCGGGCGCGGAGCACATGAAGCTGCTGTCCTCGCTCGCCCGGGCGCTGGTCCGCCCGGCGTTCGTCGGCGCGCTGCGTGATGCGAAGACACCCGCCGAGATCGTCACCCTGGTGAACGACGTCCTGGCACCCGCACCCGCCGCTGCACCCGCTGCCGCGACGGCCGCCGCAGCACCCGCCGCCGCTGCGGCCGCGGCTCCGGCACCGAAGCCCGAACCGGTCGCCCCGGAGAAGGAACCGGAGCCCGAGACGGGGCCGAAGCACATCGTCGCGGTCACGGCCTGCCCGACCGGCATCGCCCACACCTACATGGCCGCCGACTCCCTCGTCGCCGCCGGCGAACGCGCAGGCGTCGTCGTCCACGTGGAGACGCAGGGTTCGAGCGGCAGCACACCGCTCGCAGCCGGCGTGATCGCGGGCGCATCCGCCGTCATCTTCGCCACCGACGTCGGGGTGAAGGGCAAGGAGCGTTTCGCTGGCAAGCCGGTGGTCGCGTCGGGCGTCAAGCGCGCGATCAACGAGCCCGACACCATGATCACCGAGGCGCTGCGTGCGGGCATGAACCCGTCTGCGGCGACCGTCGACGCGGGTAGCGCGGGCAGCGCCGCGGACGAGCCGGCCGGATCGATCGGCTGGGGCACCCACCTGCGTCAGGTGCTGCTCACCGGTGTCAGTTACATGATCCCGTTCGTCGCCGCGGGTGGTCTGCTGATCGCCCTCGGGTTCCTGCTCGGCGGCTACGAGATCTCCGGTCCCGCGGAGGACATCGTCCTCAACAACTCCCTCGGCCAACTCCCCGACGGTGGCCTGACGACGTACCTCGGCGCGGTCCTGTTCCAGCTGGGTTCGCTCGCGTTCAGCTTCCTCGTCCCCGCACTGGCCGGTTACATCGCCTTCGCGATCGCCGACCGGCCCGGTCTGGCGCCGGGATTCACCGCCGGTGCGGTGGCGGTCTTCGTCGGCGGCGGATTCATCGGAGGCCTCGTCGGCGGTCTGATCGCCGGTGGCGTCGCGCTGTGGATCAGCCGGATCCCGGTGCCCCAGTGGTTGCGCGGCCTGATGCCCGTGGTGATCATCCCGCTGTTCGCGACGCTGATCGTCGGCGCACTCATGTTCCTGGTCCTGGGCCGACCGCTGGCCGCGATCACGACGGGCATGACGGACTGGCTCAACGGCCTGTCCGGTAGCTCGGTCATCTTCCTCGGCATCATCCTCGGACTGATGATGTGCTTCGACCTCGGTGGCCCCGTCAACAAGGCCGCATACGCGTTCGCGGTGGCCGGCCTCAACGTCAACGACACCGCGTCGCTGCGGATCATGGCGGCCGTGATGGCTGCGGGCATGGTCCCGCCGCTGGCCATGGCCCTGGCGTCGACCGTCCTCCGTCCCAGCCTGTTCAGCGAGGCGGAACGGGAGAACGGCAAGGCAGCCTGGCTCCTCGGCTCGGCGTTCATCTCCGAAGGCGCCATTCCGTTCGCCGCCGCCGACCCGCTGCGCGTCATCCCCTCGATGATGGCCGGCGGCGCCGTCACCGGCGCCCTCATCATGGCGTTCAACGTCACGCTCAGCGCACCGCACGGCGGAATCTTCGTCTTCTTCGCCATCGGCAACCTGCTGTGGTTCGTCGTGTCACTGGCCGCCGGTGTCGTCGTCTCCGCACTGTGCGTCGTCGGCGCGAAGGAATTCATCAAGCCCGGCGCGTCCGACGCCGAACTCGACCCCGACGTTGCGACAGTCGCAGCGTAA
- the pfkB gene encoding 1-phosphofructokinase, whose product MIVTLTANPSIDRTVNLLGRLERGTVLRAAATHSDPGGKGVNVARALTSAGVDAVAVLPGNAGDPLLTALSEHGIEHVTVATSGSARTNITITEPDGTTTKINEPGVTMSAGSLADLQSEIIERGSRADWVVLSGSLPPGIPTDWYATLVEALRSASCRVAVDTSDAPLLALADRFPAGCPDLVKPNSEELAQLTGADGHLLEESALRGDPTATAHAGRQLVDRGVEAVLATLGAAGAVLVTEAGAWWATPPPIVARSTVGAGDSSLAGYLAAHLSGASPADCLRSAVAYGSAAAALPGTTLPTPEHVHIDAVTVTALSSPAPDPA is encoded by the coding sequence ATGATCGTCACGCTGACCGCCAATCCGAGCATCGACCGCACCGTCAACCTGCTCGGGCGCCTCGAACGGGGAACCGTCCTGCGCGCAGCCGCGACCCACAGCGACCCCGGAGGCAAGGGCGTCAACGTCGCCCGCGCGCTCACGTCCGCTGGTGTCGACGCTGTCGCCGTGCTGCCCGGCAACGCGGGCGACCCGCTGCTCACCGCCCTGTCCGAGCACGGGATCGAGCACGTGACCGTGGCGACGTCCGGTTCGGCACGCACCAACATCACCATCACCGAACCCGACGGCACCACCACCAAGATCAACGAACCCGGTGTCACGATGTCGGCCGGGTCCCTCGCCGATCTGCAGTCGGAGATCATCGAACGCGGGTCCCGGGCCGACTGGGTGGTGCTGTCCGGTTCCCTTCCCCCGGGCATTCCCACCGACTGGTACGCCACACTCGTCGAGGCACTGCGTTCGGCGTCGTGCCGGGTCGCCGTCGACACGTCGGACGCACCACTGCTCGCACTCGCGGACCGGTTCCCGGCGGGCTGCCCCGACCTCGTGAAACCGAACAGCGAGGAACTCGCGCAACTCACCGGCGCCGACGGGCACCTGCTCGAGGAGTCGGCGCTGCGCGGGGATCCGACGGCCACCGCCCACGCGGGCAGGCAACTCGTGGACCGTGGGGTCGAAGCCGTCCTCGCCACGCTCGGCGCCGCGGGCGCCGTTCTCGTGACGGAGGCCGGCGCCTGGTGGGCCACGCCACCACCGATCGTCGCGCGCAGCACCGTCGGCGCCGGCGATTCCTCTCTGGCCGGCTATCTGGCAGCGCACCTGTCCGGCGCGTCGCCCGCGGACTGCCTCCGATCCGCCGTCGCCTACGGCAGCGCGGCGGCCGCCCTCCCGGGCACCACCCTGCCGACCCCCGAACACGTCCACATCGACGCCGTCACCGTCACCGCCCTCAGCTCCCCCGCCCCCGATCCGGCCTGA
- the dapF gene encoding diaminopimelate epimerase: protein MDFSKGHGTENDFVVLPDPDVRIDLSAPRVAALCDRRRGLGADGILRVAKAGALAAAGVLAELPDGTSEDDWFMDYRNADGSIAEMCGNGVRVFAHYLRSTGLETRDEFVVGSRAGGKPVIVHSADGSVGEVTVDMGVVRDLGTSAATIDGKVFNGIGIDVGNPHLACVDAHLTAASLSALDLTAAPGFDPGFFPHGVNVEILTRIESGAVDMRVHERGVGETRSCGTGTVAAATAALRFDGADSGEVNVRIPGGQVTVALSGGRATLRGPSVLVASGNLDDKWWNGLA from the coding sequence ATGGATTTCAGCAAGGGACACGGCACCGAGAACGACTTCGTGGTCCTCCCCGATCCCGACGTCCGCATCGACCTGTCTGCCCCGCGGGTGGCGGCGCTGTGCGATCGCAGGCGCGGACTCGGCGCCGACGGAATCCTGCGCGTCGCCAAGGCCGGTGCGCTGGCCGCTGCCGGTGTGCTCGCCGAACTCCCGGACGGCACGTCCGAGGACGACTGGTTCATGGACTACCGCAACGCCGACGGGTCGATCGCGGAAATGTGCGGCAACGGTGTCCGCGTCTTCGCCCACTACCTCCGGTCGACCGGTCTCGAGACGCGCGACGAGTTCGTGGTCGGCAGCCGGGCCGGCGGCAAACCGGTGATCGTGCACTCGGCCGACGGCTCCGTCGGCGAGGTCACCGTCGACATGGGTGTGGTGCGCGATCTCGGAACGAGCGCCGCGACCATCGACGGCAAGGTGTTCAACGGCATCGGCATCGACGTCGGCAATCCGCACCTGGCGTGTGTCGACGCGCACCTCACGGCGGCGTCCCTGTCGGCCCTCGACCTGACGGCCGCACCCGGCTTCGATCCCGGTTTCTTCCCCCACGGCGTCAACGTGGAGATCCTCACCCGCATCGAATCCGGCGCTGTGGACATGCGGGTGCACGAGCGCGGGGTCGGCGAGACCCGGTCGTGCGGCACCGGCACGGTGGCCGCGGCCACCGCCGCACTGCGCTTCGACGGCGCCGATTCCGGTGAGGTGAATGTCCGCATTCCCGGTGGTCAGGTCACGGTGGCGCTGTCCGGCGGCCGGGCGACGTTGCGCGGCCCGTCGGTCCTGGTGGCGTCCGGGAACCTCGACGACAAGTGGTGGAACGGCCTCGCCTGA
- the miaA gene encoding tRNA (adenosine(37)-N6)-dimethylallyltransferase MiaA: MTSPVPIAVVGPTATGKSDLALDLAERLGGEIVNIDAMQLYRGMDIGTAKLAPAERRGIPHHQLDVLDVTQTATVANYQQAAVRDVEAIAARGAVPVIVGGSMMYVQSLLDEWSFPATDASVRARWEAVLAEQGVAAVHAELSRVDPDAAASILPTDGRRLVRALEVVEITGRPFAASAPRIGEPRWGAHIVGVDRDTAELDDRIRLRTRLMFEQGLVDEVRGLIDVGLRDGVTAPRAIGYAQVLAWLDGEYDLAEAEERTFIGTRRYVRRQRSWFRRDPRIHWLDGNTPDLADATIRTLDETRTLGER; encoded by the coding sequence GTGACCTCACCCGTCCCGATCGCCGTCGTCGGACCGACCGCCACCGGAAAGTCGGATCTCGCGCTGGACCTGGCGGAACGACTCGGCGGCGAAATCGTCAACATCGACGCCATGCAGCTGTACCGCGGCATGGACATCGGCACCGCCAAACTCGCCCCGGCCGAACGCCGCGGAATACCGCATCACCAACTCGACGTGCTCGACGTGACGCAGACGGCCACCGTCGCGAACTATCAGCAGGCCGCGGTCCGCGACGTGGAGGCGATCGCCGCCCGCGGCGCCGTGCCGGTCATCGTCGGCGGATCGATGATGTACGTGCAGTCACTGCTCGACGAGTGGAGCTTCCCCGCCACCGATGCGTCGGTGCGGGCGCGGTGGGAAGCCGTCCTCGCCGAGCAGGGCGTCGCGGCCGTCCACGCCGAGCTGAGCCGGGTGGATCCCGACGCCGCCGCATCGATCCTCCCCACCGACGGCAGGCGCCTGGTCCGTGCCCTCGAAGTCGTCGAGATCACCGGCAGGCCGTTCGCGGCGTCCGCCCCGCGCATCGGCGAACCACGCTGGGGCGCACACATCGTCGGCGTCGACCGCGACACCGCCGAACTCGACGACCGGATCCGGCTCCGCACCCGGCTGATGTTCGAACAGGGACTCGTCGACGAGGTGCGCGGGCTCATCGACGTGGGACTGCGCGACGGCGTCACCGCGCCCCGGGCCATCGGTTACGCGCAGGTCCTCGCGTGGCTCGACGGCGAATACGACCTGGCCGAGGCCGAGGAACGCACGTTCATCGGCACCCGGCGCTACGTGCGCAGACAACGGTCCTGGTTCCGCCGCGACCCCCGCATCCACTGGCTCGACGGAAACACCCCCGACCTCGCGGACGCCACGATCCGCACCCTCGACGAGACGCGAACACTGGGAGAACGATGA
- the hflX gene encoding GTPase HflX, whose protein sequence is MTKSHRTEESPISDSTEFAYDDGRPSVGEMQLEDRSALRRVAGLSTELTDVTEVEYRQLRLERVVLVGVWTQGTAAQAESSMAELAALAETAGSEVLEGLVQRRDKPDAATYIGSGKAEELREVVLSTGADTVICDGELTPAQLTALEKVVKVKVIDRTALILDIFAQHATSREGKAQVALAQMEYMLPRLRGWGESMSRQAGGRAGSNGGVGLRGPGETKIETDRRRIRERMAKLRREIKGMKAARDTKRTRRLRSETPSIAIVGYTNAGKSSLLNALTGSGVLVQNALFATLDPTTRRAALDDGREYVLTDTVGFVRHLPTQLIEAFRSTLEEVTDADLLLHVVDGSDPLPTDQIKAVHEVITEVIRENDAAAPPELIVVNKIDAADPVTLTQLRGLLPGASFVSARTGEGIAELRAHLSDVLVRPEIEVSVLLPYNRGDLMARIHSDGQILDSSHEEDGTRVHARVPEALASALVEYSGSA, encoded by the coding sequence ATGACGAAATCACATCGCACAGAAGAATCGCCGATCTCCGACTCCACCGAGTTCGCCTACGACGACGGGCGCCCTTCGGTCGGCGAGATGCAACTCGAGGACCGCAGCGCGCTGCGCCGGGTTGCCGGGCTCTCCACCGAGCTCACAGACGTCACCGAGGTCGAATACCGGCAGCTGCGCCTCGAACGCGTGGTGCTCGTCGGTGTCTGGACCCAGGGAACCGCGGCGCAGGCCGAATCCAGCATGGCCGAACTCGCCGCGCTGGCCGAGACCGCCGGATCCGAGGTCCTCGAGGGCCTCGTTCAGCGGCGGGACAAGCCCGACGCGGCCACCTACATCGGGTCCGGCAAGGCCGAGGAACTCCGTGAGGTCGTCCTCTCCACCGGCGCCGACACCGTCATCTGCGACGGTGAACTCACCCCTGCGCAGCTGACCGCGCTGGAGAAGGTCGTCAAGGTCAAGGTCATCGACCGGACCGCTCTCATCCTCGACATCTTCGCCCAGCACGCCACGTCCAGGGAGGGTAAGGCGCAGGTGGCGCTGGCCCAGATGGAATACATGCTGCCCCGACTGCGCGGCTGGGGTGAATCGATGTCCCGGCAGGCGGGTGGTCGCGCCGGCAGCAACGGCGGCGTGGGTCTGCGTGGTCCCGGTGAGACCAAGATCGAGACGGACCGCCGTCGTATCCGTGAGCGGATGGCGAAACTGCGTCGCGAGATCAAGGGCATGAAGGCCGCCCGCGACACCAAACGCACCAGGCGTCTGCGCAGCGAGACCCCGTCCATCGCGATCGTCGGTTACACGAACGCAGGCAAGTCGAGCCTGCTCAACGCGTTGACCGGGTCCGGGGTGCTGGTGCAGAACGCGCTGTTCGCCACCCTCGATCCCACCACCCGGCGGGCGGCGCTGGACGACGGCCGCGAATACGTCCTCACCGACACCGTCGGCTTCGTGCGGCATCTGCCGACGCAGCTGATCGAGGCGTTCCGCTCGACGCTCGAGGAAGTGACGGACGCGGATCTGCTGCTGCACGTCGTCGACGGTTCCGATCCGCTGCCCACGGATCAGATCAAGGCGGTCCACGAGGTGATCACCGAGGTGATCCGGGAGAACGACGCCGCGGCCCCGCCCGAGCTCATCGTGGTGAACAAGATCGACGCCGCCGACCCGGTCACGCTGACCCAGCTGCGTGGCCTGCTGCCCGGTGCGTCGTTCGTCTCCGCCCGGACCGGCGAGGGCATCGCCGAGTTGCGGGCACATCTGAGCGACGTCCTGGTCCGCCCGGAGATCGAGGTCAGCGTTCTCCTCCCGTACAACCGGGGCGACCTGATGGCCCGGATCCACTCGGACGGTCAGATCCTCGACTCCTCCCACGAGGAGGACGGCACACGCGTCCACGCGCGGGTGCCCGAAGCGCTGGCGTCGGCACTGGTCGAGTACAGCGGCAGTGCCTGA
- a CDS encoding class III extradiol dioxygenase subunit B-like domain-containing protein, with product MFTAAILVPSPPLLVPELTGAAAAETAPLRDAVQAAAKALSAIATEWVAVGAAPIAAEVRADAQGTYRGYGVDVRVTLRPGPAGEPDPDLPLAALTAGWIRGTCAPDAVVDARILAADLSPQQCAAYGAELRTFLDRDPEPRGLVIVADGANTLTAKAPGAFDPRAEGVQARVDAALDIGDRDALLALDPAECAALGIGGRVPWQVLAGVFDAAPASCRTLYSAAPYGVGYHVGEWRP from the coding sequence GTGTTCACCGCTGCCATCCTCGTGCCGTCCCCACCGTTGCTGGTACCCGAACTGACCGGGGCGGCCGCTGCGGAGACGGCGCCGCTGCGGGACGCGGTCCAGGCGGCGGCGAAGGCCTTGTCCGCGATCGCCACCGAATGGGTGGCGGTCGGCGCGGCGCCCATCGCGGCGGAGGTGCGGGCCGACGCGCAGGGCACCTACCGCGGCTACGGCGTCGACGTGCGGGTCACGCTGCGGCCCGGTCCCGCCGGCGAGCCCGACCCGGACCTGCCGCTCGCGGCGCTGACGGCCGGGTGGATCCGGGGAACGTGCGCGCCGGACGCCGTCGTCGACGCGCGGATCCTCGCCGCCGACCTGTCGCCGCAGCAGTGCGCCGCGTACGGCGCGGAACTGCGCACATTTCTCGACCGGGACCCCGAGCCGCGCGGGCTGGTGATCGTCGCGGACGGAGCGAACACCCTCACGGCGAAGGCGCCGGGCGCGTTCGACCCCCGTGCGGAAGGTGTGCAGGCCCGCGTCGACGCGGCCCTCGACATCGGTGACCGGGACGCGCTGCTCGCCCTCGACCCCGCCGAGTGCGCCGCCCTCGGCATCGGTGGGCGGGTCCCGTGGCAGGTGCTCGCCGGAGTGTTCGACGCTGCGCCCGCCTCCTGCCGGACGTTGTACAGCGCCGCGCCCTACGGAGTCGGCTACCACGTGGGGGAGTGGCGTCCGTGA
- a CDS encoding DeoR/GlpR family DNA-binding transcription regulator, translated as MYPEERQQAVTTLISQRGRMSVADLSDTFGVTTETVRRDLALLERLGHVRRVHGGAVPAGSLTVTEPGMTERDHTRAEQKDRIAKRAAAYLPPSGGSVLFDAGTTTGRIIPELPSDLDLTVITNSVPIAARLAGLNSVTLHMLGGRVRGITQAAVGEEALRILDVLRVDVAFIGTNALSVGHGLSTPDTEEAAVKRAMVRCANHVVVVADSSKVGREHLVSFAPIHSVDILVTDAEISSADRAHFHDQGIEVVIA; from the coding sequence GTGTATCCGGAAGAACGCCAGCAAGCGGTCACCACGCTGATCTCGCAGCGGGGGCGCATGTCGGTCGCCGACCTCTCCGACACATTCGGCGTCACCACCGAGACCGTGCGCCGCGACCTCGCGTTACTCGAACGCCTCGGCCACGTCCGCCGGGTGCACGGCGGCGCGGTGCCCGCGGGTTCCCTCACCGTCACCGAGCCCGGCATGACGGAGCGCGATCACACCCGCGCCGAGCAGAAGGACCGGATCGCCAAGCGCGCCGCCGCCTACCTACCGCCGTCCGGTGGCAGCGTGCTGTTCGACGCGGGGACCACCACCGGGCGGATCATCCCGGAACTCCCGTCCGATCTGGACCTCACCGTGATCACCAACTCGGTGCCGATCGCGGCCCGGCTCGCGGGACTCAACTCGGTGACCCTGCACATGCTCGGCGGGCGGGTGCGCGGCATCACGCAGGCCGCCGTCGGCGAGGAGGCCCTGCGCATCCTCGACGTGCTTCGCGTCGACGTCGCGTTCATCGGCACCAATGCGCTCAGCGTCGGCCACGGCCTGTCCACACCGGACACCGAGGAGGCCGCGGTCAAGCGCGCGATGGTCCGGTGCGCCAACCACGTCGTCGTGGTCGCCGACTCGTCGAAGGTCGGCCGGGAGCACCTCGTCAGCTTCGCCCCCATCCACAGCGTCGACATCCTCGTCACCGACGCCGAGATCAGTTCCGCAGACCGAGCCCACTTCCACGACCAGGGAATCGAGGTGGTGATCGCATGA
- a CDS encoding alpha/beta hydrolase has translation MHAHELLSHIAHLSLEHGRARFALTAAVLAGLVVLLAVTRSVRPRVVGAAAVAVPVTAVIGGVVWAAYRPLPNQIPLTGYAWIWLAVGVLVLAVALLLRKPGVRRAGVIGVAAAVVAAAAVGQVNAEVGVFPTAGSLVGHRPPASVQPVSFGDVSGFEDAVQSGTPMDSAWTRPVRTPGSGVVTEVEIPGTESGFAARPAVLYLPPAYLTSPRAVLPVLVMIAGQPGRPQDWFSSGRLGSTVDAYAARHDGLAPVVVVVDALGSQDANPLCLDSALGNAATYVAHDVPAWIETSLQVSHDPVQWAIGGFSYGGTCSIQLAVNYPQIFPTFLDFLGQDEPSLGDHAGTVAATFGGDERAFAAVNPADVLKTRQFPELTGVFVAGAADDEYRPQQQRMFAAARAAGLNVRYYELPGGHEGATWSAALEREMDWTGRRLGLTS, from the coding sequence GTGCACGCCCACGAGTTGTTGTCGCATATCGCCCACCTGTCGCTCGAGCACGGTCGCGCCCGGTTCGCGTTGACGGCGGCCGTGCTGGCAGGCCTCGTCGTGCTGCTCGCGGTGACTCGTTCGGTCAGGCCCCGGGTCGTCGGCGCCGCGGCGGTCGCGGTGCCCGTGACCGCCGTGATCGGAGGCGTCGTGTGGGCGGCGTACCGCCCGCTGCCCAATCAGATACCGCTCACCGGGTACGCCTGGATCTGGCTCGCCGTCGGCGTTCTCGTCCTCGCCGTGGCGCTCCTGCTCCGGAAACCCGGAGTCCGGCGGGCCGGAGTGATCGGTGTGGCGGCCGCCGTGGTCGCGGCCGCGGCGGTGGGCCAGGTCAACGCGGAGGTCGGGGTCTTCCCGACCGCAGGCTCGCTGGTGGGGCACCGTCCACCGGCCAGTGTCCAGCCGGTGTCGTTCGGTGACGTCTCCGGGTTCGAGGACGCGGTGCAGTCGGGGACCCCGATGGACTCGGCGTGGACACGTCCGGTGCGTACACCCGGCTCCGGCGTGGTGACCGAAGTGGAGATCCCGGGCACCGAGTCCGGATTCGCGGCCCGGCCGGCCGTGCTGTACCTGCCGCCGGCGTACCTGACGTCACCCCGGGCGGTGCTCCCCGTCCTGGTGATGATCGCGGGACAGCCGGGGCGGCCCCAGGACTGGTTCAGCAGCGGACGACTGGGGTCGACCGTGGACGCGTATGCCGCACGGCACGACGGACTCGCACCGGTCGTCGTGGTGGTCGACGCGCTGGGGTCGCAGGACGCGAATCCGCTGTGCCTGGATTCGGCGCTGGGCAACGCCGCCACCTACGTGGCCCACGACGTCCCCGCCTGGATCGAGACGTCCCTGCAGGTGTCGCACGATCCGGTGCAGTGGGCGATCGGCGGATTCTCCTACGGCGGAACCTGCTCGATCCAGCTGGCGGTGAACTATCCGCAGATCTTCCCGACCTTTCTCGATTTCCTCGGTCAGGACGAGCCCTCGCTCGGCGATCACGCGGGAACGGTCGCGGCGACGTTCGGCGGCGACGAGCGCGCGTTCGCGGCGGTCAATCCGGCCGACGTGCTGAAGACACGGCAGTTCCCGGAGTTGACCGGGGTGTTCGTGGCCGGTGCCGCCGACGACGAATACCGCCCGCAGCAGCAGCGAATGTTCGCTGCCGCGCGGGCGGCCGGTCTGAACGTGCGGTACTACGAGCTTCCCGGTGGCCACGAGGGCGCCACCTGGAGTGCGGCACTCGAACGCGAGATGGACTGGACCGGCCGTCGGCTGGGGCTCACCAGCTGA
- a CDS encoding TrmH family RNA methyltransferase yields MSRTPSGRHRPASSVLVTTRNARFQQWQSYLTNRAKRTKAGRFLIQGVRPLNLALEHDWPIESLLHRIDGPPLSDWARELLATRSVEQIGVSAELMTELGEKTDTAPELIAVAKTRAPRLKDLRLQSVPLIVVFDRPTSPGNLGTLVRSANAFGADAVVVVGHGADPFDPRSVRASTGSLFAMPVVTVSSVDEILAFREARRASGTELHIVGTDETGSVTVDAHNFGGGTVLVIGNETRGMSAAWRSACDTVVNIPIGGAASSLGAPSAGAVALYEIARQRR; encoded by the coding sequence ATGAGCCGAACACCGTCCGGGCGGCACCGTCCGGCCTCGTCCGTGCTGGTGACCACCCGCAACGCCCGCTTCCAGCAGTGGCAGTCGTACCTCACCAACCGCGCCAAGCGGACGAAGGCCGGACGCTTCCTGATCCAGGGCGTGCGCCCCCTCAACCTCGCCCTGGAACACGACTGGCCGATCGAATCGCTACTGCACCGCATCGACGGCCCGCCGCTGTCCGACTGGGCGCGGGAACTGCTCGCGACCCGATCCGTCGAACAGATCGGTGTCAGCGCCGAACTGATGACCGAACTCGGCGAGAAGACCGACACCGCGCCGGAACTGATCGCGGTCGCGAAGACCCGCGCACCGCGACTGAAGGACCTGCGACTGCAGTCCGTCCCCCTCATCGTCGTGTTCGACCGGCCCACCTCACCCGGAAACCTCGGTACCCTCGTCCGCTCCGCCAACGCGTTCGGCGCGGACGCGGTCGTCGTGGTCGGCCACGGCGCCGACCCGTTCGACCCCCGCAGCGTCCGCGCCTCCACCGGATCGCTCTTCGCGATGCCCGTCGTCACCGTGTCGTCCGTCGACGAGATCCTCGCCTTCCGCGAAGCGAGGAGAGCGTCCGGAACCGAACTGCACATCGTCGGGACGGACGAGACCGGTTCCGTCACCGTCGACGCCCACAACTTCGGTGGCGGCACCGTGCTCGTGATCGGCAACGAGACCCGCGGGATGAGCGCCGCGTGGCGCAGCGCCTGCGACACGGTCGTCAACATCCCGATCGGGGGCGCGGCCAGTTCCCTCGGCGCCCCCTCCGCCGGCGCCGTCGCCCTCTACGAAATCGCCCGGCAGCGCAGATGA
- a CDS encoding HPr family phosphocarrier protein, which produces MPSTTVAVGSSIGLHARPAAVIAEAVAAAGVPVTLAVADSEPVDAGSALLIMTLGATKGTDVTVTSDDADAVEKVAQLVAADLDA; this is translated from the coding sequence ATGCCCAGCACCACAGTCGCCGTCGGTTCGTCCATCGGCCTGCACGCCCGTCCCGCCGCCGTCATCGCCGAAGCGGTTGCCGCCGCCGGTGTGCCCGTCACGCTGGCCGTGGCGGACAGCGAACCCGTGGACGCCGGTTCCGCACTGCTCATCATGACGCTCGGCGCCACCAAGGGCACCGACGTCACGGTCACCAGCGACGACGCCGACGCCGTCGAGAAGGTCGCCCAGCTTGTGGCGGCCGACCTCGACGCCTGA